In Morococcus cerebrosus, a single genomic region encodes these proteins:
- a CDS encoding DHA2 family efflux MFS transporter permease subunit: MNYPPLTGIRLVLVTLSLSLAVFMEVLDTTIANVAVPVIAGDLGAATTQGTWVITSFAVANAISVPLTGFLAKRVGEVRLFVGSVIGFVITSWLCGISPNLQTLVFFRILQGFVAGPLIPLSQSLLMASYPPEKRTLALALWAMTVVVAPVLGPIFGGWISDNWHWGWIFFINIPIGILSAVIAWQQLRDRETDTVKTPIDYTGLILMIVGIGSLQMMLDRGKELDWFASGEIIVLAVVATVCLTYFIVWELGEKYPIVDLSLFKNRNFTIGVLTTSLGFMVYMGTLTLLPLVLQSNLGYTATWAGLAAAPIGFLPIFLSPLIGRFGNKIDMRLLVTGSFLMFAFTFHWRTDFYAGMDMSNVVWPQFWQGLGVAMFFLPLTTITLSHMKGPQIASASSLSNFLRVFMGGVGVSVVSTMWERREALHHTQLTEHITPYSPDTAEAVRQMAEAGLNGGQAVGLINSTITQQGFIVGSNEIFLAGSILFIIMIPIIWLAKPPFHHDGGGGGH, encoded by the coding sequence ATGAATTATCCGCCGTTGACAGGCATCAGGTTGGTCTTGGTTACATTGTCGCTGAGCCTTGCCGTCTTTATGGAAGTATTGGATACGACGATTGCCAATGTTGCCGTCCCCGTTATTGCCGGTGATTTGGGTGCGGCAACGACTCAGGGAACGTGGGTGATTACATCATTTGCCGTGGCAAATGCCATTTCCGTACCGCTGACAGGGTTTCTTGCGAAGCGGGTGGGTGAAGTGCGGCTGTTTGTCGGATCGGTCATCGGCTTCGTGATTACATCTTGGCTGTGCGGTATTTCACCGAATTTGCAAACCTTGGTGTTCTTCCGTATTTTGCAGGGTTTTGTCGCAGGACCGCTGATTCCTTTGTCCCAAAGCCTCCTGATGGCATCTTACCCGCCGGAGAAGCGGACTTTGGCATTGGCACTTTGGGCGATGACAGTCGTGGTCGCCCCTGTTTTAGGGCCGATTTTCGGTGGCTGGATTTCGGACAACTGGCATTGGGGGTGGATATTTTTCATCAATATCCCCATCGGTATTTTGTCTGCGGTAATTGCCTGGCAGCAACTGCGCGACCGTGAAACCGATACGGTTAAAACGCCTATTGATTACACGGGGCTGATTTTGATGATCGTCGGTATCGGCTCGTTGCAAATGATGTTGGACAGGGGGAAAGAGCTCGATTGGTTCGCATCGGGTGAAATTATCGTATTGGCAGTCGTTGCAACGGTATGTCTGACTTATTTCATTGTTTGGGAATTAGGTGAAAAATATCCGATTGTCGATTTGTCTTTGTTTAAAAACCGCAACTTTACCATCGGCGTCTTGACGACTTCGCTCGGGTTTATGGTGTATATGGGCACGTTGACGCTTTTGCCGCTGGTGTTGCAGTCCAACCTCGGTTATACCGCCACATGGGCGGGATTGGCGGCTGCGCCTATCGGATTTCTGCCGATTTTCCTCTCTCCTTTGATAGGGCGGTTCGGCAATAAAATCGATATGCGCCTGTTGGTTACCGGTAGTTTTTTGATGTTTGCCTTTACTTTTCATTGGCGGACAGATTTTTATGCGGGAATGGACATGAGCAACGTTGTCTGGCCGCAGTTTTGGCAGGGTTTGGGTGTGGCCATGTTCTTCCTGCCGCTGACTACCATTACTCTGTCGCACATGAAAGGTCCGCAAATCGCATCGGCAAGCAGTTTGTCGAATTTTCTGCGTGTCTTTATGGGTGGTGTCGGTGTGTCTGTCGTCAGTACCATGTGGGAGCGGAGGGAGGCTTTACATCATACGCAACTGACTGAACATATCACGCCGTATTCTCCGGATACCGCCGAAGCAGTCCGTCAGATGGCGGAAGCGGGTTTGAACGGAGGGCAGGCAGTCGGTCTGATAAACAGTACCATTACCCAACAGGGTTTTATCGTTGGCTCGAATGAGATATTTTTGGCGGGCAGTATCTTGTTCATTATCATGATTCCCATTATTTGGCTGGCGAAGCCGCCTTTCCATCACGACGGAGGCGGAGGAGGGCATTGA
- the rpmB gene encoding 50S ribosomal protein L28: MARVCKVTGKRPMSGNNVSHANNKTKRRFLPNLQSRRFWVESENRWVRLRVSNAALRTIDKVGIDVVLADLRARGEA, from the coding sequence ATGGCACGAGTTTGCAAAGTGACCGGTAAGCGCCCGATGTCTGGCAACAACGTATCACACGCCAACAACAAAACCAAACGTCGTTTTTTGCCTAACTTGCAATCACGTCGTTTTTGGGTTGAAAGTGAAAACCGCTGGGTTCGCCTGCGCGTTTCTAACGCTGCATTGCGTACCATCGACAAAGTAGGCATTGATGTCGTATTGGCTGATTTGCGTGCTCGCGGCGAAGCTTAA
- the rpmG gene encoding 50S ribosomal protein L33, protein MRDKIKLESSAGTGHFYTTTKNKRTMPGKLEIKKFDPVARKHVIYKETKLK, encoded by the coding sequence ATGCGCGATAAAATCAAACTGGAATCCAGTGCTGGTACTGGTCATTTCTACACCACTACCAAAAACAAACGCACTATGCCCGGCAAATTGGAAATCAAAAAATTTGATCCGGTTGCCCGTAAACATGTTATTTACAAAGAAACCAAATTGAAATAA